One part of the bacterium genome encodes these proteins:
- a CDS encoding DUF2283 domain-containing protein yields MGQVKVFYDRAGNTLTVWFGDRQDEFVSEETGEEVVLMKDRAGRVIGFEKLNFVVPAPERLQVAFEAVGA; encoded by the coding sequence ATGGGTCAAGTGAAGGTATTCTACGATCGTGCCGGGAACACCCTTACGGTCTGGTTCGGTGACAGGCAGGACGAGTTCGTCAGCGAGGAAACGGGTGAAGAGGTCGTGCTGATGAAGGACCGGGCCGGCCGGGTCATTGGCTTCGAGAAGCTGAATTTCGTCGTGCCGGCGCCCGAACGGCTCCAGGTTGCCTTTGAGGCTGTCGGCGCCTAG